A region of the Apium graveolens cultivar Ventura chromosome 6, ASM990537v1, whole genome shotgun sequence genome:
TGTTTTGGGATCCATGCATCGCCACCCTTTTCCATTAGGATCGTAGCCCACAAAGACATATTTTCTTGTCCTTGCATCCATTTTAGCACATAATATTTGGTGGGCCTGGACCCTAGGACCCGCCATTAGCAAGTTTTTTTACACATGTTTCTGTGGATTCTCATATATTTGTCCCGTTACTTTCTCCATATTTCCCATTGTCAATTCGATTTCTTTTGGGGTCAATCACTACATTCTTAGGATTAGATTCCTTGTATCCCTGGTTGATATCTTTTGTTACTTATTTTccatttaatttaattttatccCCTATCTTCTGTTCCCTCAAATGACTTGATTTGACTAGGACCTCTCCAATCTCGTGAATCCTACAATCAACACCCATGAATCTCGCATCTCCCTGTTTTCCACCATGGGCGCTTGATGCTTCCCCTTGTTGCATCTAGGCACCCCATGCATCCTTTCCACGACCTGCATTTCGAATCCACCTCGATCCTTTATTATTTTTCACACCTCTGGACGGTGCACGTAACCAAGTTCTGTATGCCTTGTCTATCTCTTCTCAGGATTTGAATAAACAACATCACACTCCCTTTCAAAATGTCCTATGACACTGCAAACAAAGCAAAATATACCAAGTTTTTCACTTTTAAAATTAATCCAACTCCAATTGTTTCCTTCTTGCTTTATCTTTAACCTTCGTTATAGCGGCCTTTCTACGTTCACTGCAACCCGAATTTTATATATGGTTTCCAGCCTCCTTCAAATGTTCCTGGATTTGATCTGACATACTTTCCCGTTACTGTACCTATGTTTTTCAAAATGTTCTCAGAGACAAAGCCCCTTGGCATATCATGTATATATCATGTATATGTATCCACATTTCCATATCTTGTATCTGAACCGTAGTTGGATGTTCACCAATTTCCACTTGATGAAGCACAAGTATCTATTTTTTAATAGACCAAGGCCCTCCCTCTATAACCTTTGCCACATCCAGTTTATGATAGAATATGAGCGAGTATTTCCGACCTCCCATCTCATACACCTCCATTCCTTCTTTGGTCGGCACTCAACTCAAGGAATTGGAAATGGAAATCTGTACTGGGATTGAACATTTGGGATGTCAATTTCAATGTGAAAACAATCTCACTTTCTTGAGTATCATTGACAGTGAAGATATTGATTGGGAGTGGTTTGAAAGCACCCAAAAGATGGAAGTTCTTAGGCTCGGGATGGATGAAGTGCCAAGTTCTGGTATGGAAATGATTACTTTAGACAAGCTACTTTGCAATATGCCTAGACTCAATTCTCTTTTCCTTGATGGCTTCTTCCTCAAGGTAATCTTTAATATCCTACTAGTAGTAAAATTGTTATTTAACTAATATAATTAGTTGTTCCAACTAAACATCTTACAAAAGTAATTTTTTCCGATATACTCAGATATAAACGTGTTTGTATGTAGATTCTTGAATCAGGTGCAGGTATTTTGAAGAAGTTCACGAGAGCTATGGAGAACATGAAATATCTGTACCTTCACCGTATTGAATTATATGATTTGATTCAGATTCAACATGTTCTTTGTTTGGTCAGAAGTTCACCTTATCTGCACACTCTTGACATCGATCTGGTGAGAACTTTTTTCCCCAATCTTATCATAATCCTAAGATAGACTTGGAATAAACAGATTTTCTTATCAATGGACAAATTATGTTATCAAATAGTAGATATTTTAGAATACTGAATATACCATATTGGCTGCATATAAATGTGACCCTAGATGTTTTTGTGTTTCAACTTGTAACTAAGTATAATTCACAAAACATACCCCATATGTTTTTCCCTCTCCTATCTAGAAAGAACTTAATTAAGCAAGGAATGAATTTTATTCAAGAATAAATGCTTTAAACCTACAATGTTAGGTATATTTTATTCTTGCTCATAAACCTAAAATACTTAAATTAGAACACTGAGTGTCGGACATGTAACCTAACTGTATTCTGACTAGGACCGATATAATCTAAAAAAAAATATAGCCCAAAACAGGCCTAAAAGAAGAGAAATGAATGAACCACCTAAAAGCCCCCCTCTGGAAGGCTT
Encoded here:
- the LOC141668878 gene encoding uncharacterized protein LOC141668878; amino-acid sequence: MEVLRLGMDEVPSSGMEMITLDKLLCNMPRLNSLFLDGFFLKILESGAGILKKFTRAMENMKYLYLHRIELYDLIQIQHVLCLVRSSPYLHTLDIDLDHGVHSSDGMDLLDLAMLSDHMIRLETLKIYNLIGSRAEFQFLKLLLASSPSLKRIELKMKDIVDDPTEELRISQELLQIPRASNSAQIQWM